In one window of Meiothermus sp. DNA:
- a CDS encoding BTAD domain-containing putative transcriptional regulator: protein MPERKRPQQVPVANEAPTTRGRLELLGVPVLQIQTRQLRPVERKTAGILAYLTLEGPTSRSKLAGLLWPESSEATARNNLAQALRRLKQATGFELVRGADVLELQGLEVDVAALEVAHFAGRHGEVVQGQGRLLEGHDYDDCPDFDDWLLIRRERLDDLRRNSLTALTDELEQAGQYREALSYAERLLESDSISETAHRRVMRLWYLLGDRSAAIAAFERCRGMLLREMGVEPLPETRALLRLIELGEPITPHGPTPRLEIPLSVLRPPRLLGREAEWIEMEQAWAQGQAIVLSGPPGAGKSRLVQDFLSSLGQAFVFEGRPGDVGIPYATHSRICRQILGYFPGLALPDWVRLELARLLPELGPAQPPLQTQAEKLRFFQAQAELVRLAVAEGMGLVCLDDLHFADMASLEVLHFVYSPYWGRPGPLRTALSFRTGELPAGIEELLSQAVQSGLAVRIELQPLDAAAVQSLLESLELPGLQEVASDWAQALCRHTGGNPFFLLETLRSLWESGGLGQRKPGRLPVSSKITTLVQSRLQRLSLSAQRLVRTAAVAGPDFCPELAAAVLQSTPMELLEPWAELEAAQLLRGPTFVHDLLYEATLSSVPASIKTYLHQQTALYLESQQADPARIAGHWLEGEPPRAIPFLVQAARKAEEAYRLTEASQFYQRALEHASQTQAFELLEALSQVMSRFDTGQRHAALVERMLALAATPAERARAWLCEAIRLGEHAYGSEAEQAARQGLQQAEEAGRFDLRVRLLDALAQSLFVQRKTPALIEALEQLRQLHLERGDALQAAICTSRLGIAYDQLERHREALGFYREAEPLLEQSGNRLMRVGFHHNRAVCLAALGYAEAALEAQLQAQRLLEGMQGVVGREVHHLNNLALRYYDLGRYAEAQQALERALQIVPEEWGWTRAFSEYQMARLYWVWGEWKLASDWLGRALGEPDLPRRDEATYRVLEALLAHQLCEPVGPLLERLEALFAGYRGLAYGRYLLARARTSLSGQALQLLQEALALAQQNDWPSLEIAAHTLWAKVCLEVPASSRHLKEAQRHIQAAVEKLKTYWPTGCTRLEVLWVHYRVQATGHKADSTQLRPVVDYLLQVAEQVPPAHRPGFLSQNPLCKTILEAAQSAGVATF, encoded by the coding sequence ATGCCGGAGCGTAAACGCCCCCAGCAGGTTCCTGTAGCAAACGAGGCCCCTACGACCCGGGGACGCCTCGAGCTGCTGGGTGTACCGGTTTTGCAGATCCAAACGCGCCAGCTTCGCCCGGTTGAGCGCAAGACGGCGGGCATCCTGGCCTACCTGACCCTGGAAGGCCCCACCAGCCGCTCTAAGCTGGCGGGCTTGCTTTGGCCCGAGTCCTCCGAGGCCACTGCCCGCAACAACCTGGCCCAGGCCCTGCGGCGGCTCAAACAGGCTACGGGGTTCGAGCTGGTAAGGGGTGCGGATGTCCTGGAGTTGCAAGGGCTGGAGGTGGACGTGGCCGCCCTCGAGGTCGCCCACTTTGCGGGCCGCCATGGCGAGGTGGTACAAGGCCAGGGCCGCTTGCTCGAGGGCCACGACTACGACGACTGCCCCGACTTCGACGACTGGCTCTTGATCAGGCGCGAACGCTTGGACGATTTGCGTCGCAACTCGCTAACTGCGCTGACCGACGAGCTCGAGCAGGCCGGGCAGTACCGCGAGGCCCTGAGCTACGCCGAGCGCCTCCTGGAGTCCGATTCTATCTCCGAAACCGCCCACCGCCGGGTGATGCGCTTGTGGTACTTACTGGGCGACCGGAGCGCAGCTATTGCGGCCTTTGAGCGGTGTCGGGGGATGCTGCTGCGGGAGATGGGGGTAGAGCCCTTACCCGAGACCCGAGCGCTGCTCCGCTTGATCGAGTTGGGGGAGCCCATCACCCCCCACGGACCCACGCCCCGCCTGGAAATCCCCCTCTCGGTGTTGCGCCCCCCCCGGCTTCTGGGGCGTGAGGCCGAATGGATCGAGATGGAACAGGCCTGGGCCCAGGGGCAGGCCATTGTGCTTTCGGGTCCGCCTGGGGCGGGTAAAAGCCGATTGGTACAGGATTTTCTGAGTAGCCTGGGTCAAGCTTTTGTTTTTGAAGGCCGCCCGGGCGACGTGGGTATTCCCTACGCTACCCATAGCCGTATTTGCCGCCAGATCCTGGGGTATTTTCCGGGTCTGGCCCTACCGGACTGGGTGAGGCTCGAGCTGGCCCGTTTGCTGCCTGAGCTGGGCCCAGCCCAACCTCCCCTGCAAACCCAGGCCGAAAAGCTTCGATTTTTCCAGGCCCAAGCCGAGCTGGTGCGGCTGGCGGTGGCCGAGGGAATGGGGCTGGTTTGCCTGGACGACCTGCATTTTGCCGACATGGCTAGCCTCGAGGTGTTGCATTTTGTGTATAGCCCTTACTGGGGTCGCCCAGGCCCGCTGCGCACGGCCCTGTCTTTTCGTACAGGCGAGCTTCCGGCAGGAATAGAGGAGCTACTGAGCCAGGCGGTTCAGAGCGGCCTGGCCGTGCGGATAGAGCTACAGCCGCTGGACGCTGCTGCGGTTCAAAGCTTGCTGGAGAGCCTCGAGCTACCAGGGCTGCAAGAGGTGGCGTCGGACTGGGCCCAGGCGCTCTGCCGCCATACCGGTGGCAACCCTTTTTTCCTGCTCGAGACCCTGCGCAGCCTGTGGGAATCGGGCGGGCTGGGCCAGCGCAAACCGGGCCGCCTGCCGGTTTCCAGCAAGATCACCACCCTGGTCCAGTCCCGCCTGCAGCGCCTTTCCCTGAGCGCCCAGCGGCTGGTACGCACGGCGGCGGTGGCCGGGCCGGACTTCTGCCCCGAGCTGGCCGCTGCTGTGCTCCAGAGTACGCCAATGGAGCTGCTCGAGCCCTGGGCCGAACTCGAGGCGGCTCAGCTACTGCGCGGCCCCACCTTCGTCCACGACCTGCTCTACGAGGCCACCCTGAGCAGTGTTCCGGCCAGCATCAAAACCTATTTGCACCAGCAAACCGCGCTGTATCTGGAAAGCCAACAGGCCGACCCGGCCCGCATTGCCGGGCACTGGCTCGAGGGCGAGCCCCCCCGGGCCATTCCCTTTCTGGTGCAGGCTGCCCGCAAGGCCGAAGAAGCCTACCGGCTGACCGAGGCGTCCCAGTTCTACCAGCGGGCCCTCGAGCATGCCAGCCAAACCCAGGCCTTCGAACTACTGGAGGCCCTCAGCCAGGTGATGAGCCGCTTCGATACCGGCCAGCGGCACGCGGCCCTGGTCGAGCGCATGCTGGCCCTGGCCGCTACCCCCGCCGAGCGGGCCCGGGCCTGGCTGTGCGAGGCTATCCGCCTGGGCGAGCACGCCTATGGCTCCGAGGCCGAGCAGGCTGCTCGCCAGGGCTTGCAGCAGGCCGAGGAGGCCGGGCGGTTCGACCTGCGGGTTCGCTTGTTGGACGCCCTGGCTCAGTCGCTTTTTGTCCAGCGCAAGACCCCGGCTCTGATAGAGGCCCTGGAGCAGCTCCGGCAGCTTCATCTGGAGCGGGGCGATGCGCTGCAGGCGGCCATCTGTACTTCGCGGCTGGGCATTGCTTACGACCAGCTCGAGCGCCACCGCGAGGCCCTGGGGTTCTACCGCGAGGCCGAGCCCCTTCTGGAGCAGTCCGGGAACCGGCTGATGCGGGTCGGCTTCCACCACAACCGTGCGGTCTGCCTGGCCGCGCTGGGCTACGCCGAGGCGGCTCTGGAAGCCCAGTTGCAGGCGCAGCGCTTGCTCGAGGGTATGCAAGGCGTGGTCGGCCGTGAGGTGCACCACCTCAACAACCTGGCCCTGCGCTACTACGACCTGGGGCGCTACGCTGAAGCCCAGCAAGCCCTGGAACGCGCTTTGCAAATTGTGCCCGAAGAATGGGGCTGGACACGGGCTTTCAGCGAGTACCAGATGGCCCGCTTGTACTGGGTGTGGGGCGAGTGGAAGCTGGCTTCGGACTGGCTGGGTCGGGCCTTGGGCGAGCCCGATCTTCCGCGGCGGGACGAGGCCACCTACCGGGTTCTGGAAGCCCTTCTGGCCCACCAACTGTGCGAGCCGGTAGGGCCGCTGCTGGAGCGCCTCGAGGCCCTGTTTGCCGGGTACCGGGGCCTGGCGTATGGCCGCTACCTGCTGGCCAGAGCCCGCACGAGCCTCTCGGGGCAGGCTTTACAACTTCTTCAAGAGGCCCTGGCCCTGGCCCAGCAGAACGACTGGCCGAGCCTCGAGATCGCGGCCCACACCCTCTGGGCTAAAGTTTGCCTGGAAGTGCCCGCTTCTTCCCGACATTTGAAAGAAGCCCAGCGCCACATTCAGGCGGCAGTGGAGAAGCTAAAGACGTACTGGCCCACAGGCTGTACAAGGCTCGAGGTGCTGTGGGTTCACTACCGGGTTCAGGCGACCGGCCACAAGGCCGATAGCACCCAGCTTCGACCGGTGGTAGACTACCTGCTACAGGTTGCCGAACAAGTACCCCCTGCGCACCGCCCCGGCTTTCTGAGCCAAAACCCCCTCTGCAAGACGATACTCGAGGCGGCCCAGTCGGCGGGGGTTGCTACTTTTTAG